The Manis javanica isolate MJ-LG chromosome 6, MJ_LKY, whole genome shotgun sequence genome contains a region encoding:
- the LOC140850266 gene encoding olfactory receptor 4P4-like, whose product MGHENITEFILLGLSRDEDVEVACFVLFSLCYIAILSGNLPILFTITGSLLREQPMYIFLSCLSFMDVCFTSTVAPKLITDSLAQRKTISYNSCMAQMFYAHFFGAAEIFILVAMAYDHYAAICRPLRYTAIMSRQVCYALVVASIHVLVITVLPFCGPNQIDHYCCDVYPLLKLACTDTSLLVIAIIATTGMLSILTFVALVISYIIILSTLRTRSSEGRRKALSTCGTHVTVVFMFFLPLIFTYVPMADSVSNDKVFSLFYTMIAPMFNPLIYTLRNIDMKNAMRRVWCRHRLKGNEPLVVQPFAGSVLS is encoded by the coding sequence ATGGGACATGAGAACATCACAGAATTTATCCTCCTGGGACTCTCTAGAGATGAGGATGTGGAGGTTGCCTGCTTTGTGCTTTTCTCACTTTGCTATATTGCAATTCTCTCAGGAAACCTGCCCATTCTTTTCACCATCACGGGCAGCCTCCTCAGGGAGCAGCCCATGTACATTTTCCTCAGCTGCCTGTCCTTCATGGATGTCTGTTTCACCTCCACGGTGGCCCCCAAACTCATCACAGACTCGCTGGCTCAGAGGAAGACCATCTCCTACAACAGCTGCATGGCCCAGATGTTTTATGCCCACTTTTTTGGTGCCGCGGAGATCTTCATCTTGGTGGCCATGGCCTACGACCACTATGCAGCCATCTGTAGACCCCTCCGCTATACGGCCATCATGAGCAGACAGGTGTGCTATGCCCTTGTGGTGGCCTCCATTCATGTATTGGTCATCACAGTGCTGCCCTTCTGTGGCCCCAATCAGATAGACCACTATTGCTGTGACGTATACCCCTTGCTGAAGCTGGCCTGCACCGACACTAGCCTTCTGGTTATTGCGATCATTGCCACAACGGGGATGCTGTCCATTTTGACTTTTGTTGCCTTGGTGATTTCCTACATCATCATCCTGTCCACCCTGAGGACCCGCTCGTCCGAGGGCCGCCGCAAAGCCCTCTCTACCTGCGGGACTCACGTCACTGTCGTGTTCATGTTCTTCCTGCCCCTCATCTTCACCTATGTTCCCATGGCTGATTCTGTCAGTAATGACAAGGTGTTTTCCCTATTTTACACCATGATTGCCCCCATGTTCAACCCTCTCATCTACACACTGAGAAACATAGACATGAAGAATGCCATGAGGAGAGTGTGGTGCCGACACAGACTGAAGGGAAATGAACCATTGGTGGTCCAGCCCTTTGCTGGATCTGTTCTATCCTGA